The Desulfosporosinus acidiphilus SJ4 genome has a window encoding:
- a CDS encoding cell wall-binding repeat-containing protein — MKKLTSMLLIVLFTFSSALPASATTNDSTISPIINRIAGQDRYDTSSAIAEQGWPNGSPNCILTYGGSYTDSLAAAPLAKKYDAPILLTDSTTLPAATQKALIDLKTKNVTIIGGTGVISASIDSELQSMGITTNRIYGNDKYETAIAVAEQVTSTPSMLFVCPADDFADALSISPIAAIKQDPIILVPQNNIPDSVQNYISANKSIVKTYVIGTLDEIDNNTASQFPDSERISGNDRYSTNIAVNNQFATAFSDKIIAMASGEQFPDALSGSVWAAKMAAPIILINDSPADVTRSYYQNRISKSLNSSSNVSPCVYVFGGTAVIPDSVVTGLGQGNAGVSRLSVVNVSTTMGVAPELPSTVTATMYDGTTKTVNVTWPYIDSSRYQYIGSFCVRGSIAESTTVEPIATVYVQDKTPVSTLTVDQVQQEIVGTWRTSDMKNTLKFDSDGTLEVTDVETGYTNNYKASYSFPNSTIIKISTSSGTEEDNFLLMGNYLEIYNMGIPRTTGDNIIAGDAAYSGFLNHPIGFPPSTDPVNFIFTKID, encoded by the coding sequence ATGAAGAAATTAACGTCTATGCTACTAATTGTGCTCTTTACATTTTCATCGGCACTTCCGGCATCAGCTACAACCAATGATTCGACCATTTCTCCAATCATTAATAGAATTGCAGGTCAAGATCGTTATGATACTTCAAGCGCAATCGCTGAACAAGGTTGGCCAAATGGTTCGCCAAACTGTATTTTGACGTATGGAGGCAGTTACACCGACAGCCTCGCTGCTGCCCCCCTAGCCAAAAAATACGATGCCCCGATCTTACTTACTGACAGCACTACACTGCCGGCTGCTACCCAAAAAGCATTAATTGATTTAAAAACGAAAAATGTCACAATTATTGGCGGCACAGGAGTAATTTCAGCTTCTATTGATTCTGAATTGCAATCCATGGGAATAACGACTAACAGAATCTATGGCAATGACAAATATGAGACTGCCATTGCAGTGGCAGAACAAGTCACGTCAACCCCTTCGATGTTGTTTGTTTGTCCTGCCGATGATTTCGCGGATGCACTGTCCATCTCTCCTATTGCAGCCATAAAGCAAGATCCCATCATCCTAGTTCCTCAAAATAATATTCCTGACTCAGTTCAAAACTATATATCCGCGAACAAGAGCATCGTTAAGACCTATGTTATAGGTACTTTAGATGAAATTGATAATAATACAGCGAGTCAGTTCCCTGATTCTGAAAGAATTTCAGGAAATGACAGATACAGCACAAATATTGCGGTCAACAATCAATTTGCTACCGCTTTCAGCGATAAAATTATCGCCATGGCTTCAGGTGAACAGTTTCCGGATGCCTTAAGCGGAAGTGTTTGGGCAGCTAAAATGGCTGCGCCCATTATTTTAATCAATGATTCTCCTGCGGATGTGACAAGAAGCTATTACCAAAACAGAATATCCAAAAGCTTAAACAGCAGCAGTAATGTATCCCCTTGTGTTTATGTATTTGGCGGAACCGCTGTTATCCCGGATAGCGTTGTAACTGGGTTAGGGCAAGGAAATGCCGGAGTAAGCCGTTTAAGTGTCGTGAATGTATCGACGACCATGGGAGTTGCTCCGGAGCTGCCGTCAACAGTGACTGCGACTATGTATGATGGAACTACAAAAACGGTCAATGTCACTTGGCCGTACATTGATTCAAGCAGATATCAATATATTGGAAGTTTTTGCGTCAGAGGTTCGATTGCTGAATCTACAACCGTTGAACCTATCGCAACGGTTTATGTTCAAGATAAAACTCCAGTTTCCACTTTGACAGTAGACCAAGTACAACAAGAAATTGTGGGAACTTGGAGGACTTCTGATATGAAGAACACACTAAAATTTGACAGTGATGGAACATTGGAAGTGACAGATGTAGAAACGGGATATACGAATAATTATAAAGCAAGTTATTCATTCCCTAATTCCACAATCATTAAAATATCAACTTCTAGCGGTACTGAAGAAGATAATTTTTTGTTAATGGGGAATTACTTGGAGATTTATAATATGGGTATTCCCAGAACTACGGGTGATAATATTATTGCCGGCGATGCCGCTTATTCGGGTTTTCTCAATCATCCCATTGGTTTCCCGCCTTCAACTGATCCGGTAAATTTTATATTTACAAAGATTGATTGA
- the galU gene encoding UTP--glucose-1-phosphate uridylyltransferase GalU yields MKIKKAIIPAAGLGTRFLPATKAQPKEMLPIVDKPAIQYIVEEAVQSGIESILIVTGRNKKSIEDHFDKSVELEQTLKDKGKTEVLSELQRINELANIHYIRQKEPLGLGHAVLCAEQFIGNEPFAVLLGDDIMVSQTPGLQQLIEVYESYNTTVVGVQPVPTDDVCKYGIIAPTAYKTQTYQVKDLIEKPSGFQAPSNLAIMGRYILKPSIFPVLHSLDRGAGNEYQLTDALRQVCKNEGLLAWELLGERYDIGDKFGYIKAIVEMGLQREELEPQLMAYLLHIINRKQSLTETKIRALCSSF; encoded by the coding sequence ATGAAGATAAAGAAGGCCATTATCCCGGCCGCCGGTTTAGGGACAAGATTTTTACCGGCAACAAAGGCTCAGCCTAAAGAGATGCTGCCGATTGTCGATAAACCGGCCATTCAATATATCGTTGAAGAAGCTGTTCAATCCGGTATTGAAAGCATTCTCATTGTAACCGGTCGTAATAAAAAGTCCATTGAAGACCATTTTGACAAGTCAGTAGAACTGGAACAAACCTTGAAAGATAAGGGGAAGACAGAGGTCCTCAGTGAGCTGCAACGGATTAACGAACTGGCTAATATCCATTATATTCGTCAGAAAGAACCGTTAGGATTAGGGCATGCCGTCCTCTGCGCCGAGCAATTTATTGGCAATGAGCCCTTTGCAGTTTTGTTGGGGGATGATATCATGGTTTCCCAGACACCAGGCCTGCAACAATTGATAGAGGTTTATGAGAGTTACAATACTACGGTAGTGGGTGTACAGCCGGTACCAACGGATGACGTTTGCAAATATGGAATTATCGCCCCAACAGCCTATAAAACTCAAACGTATCAGGTTAAAGACCTCATTGAAAAGCCGTCAGGTTTTCAGGCCCCTTCTAATCTGGCAATTATGGGCAGGTATATTTTAAAACCGTCAATCTTCCCGGTTCTTCACTCGTTGGACAGAGGAGCGGGAAATGAATATCAACTAACTGATGCCTTGCGCCAGGTTTGCAAAAACGAAGGTCTCTTAGCTTGGGAGTTGTTGGGGGAGCGATATGACATTGGTGATAAGTTTGGATATATAAAAGCAATTGTGGAAATGGGACTGCAGAGGGAAGAATTAGAACCACAGCTTATGGCATATTTGCTGCACATTATAAACAGAAAGCAGAGCCTAACGGAGACAAAGATAAGAGCATTGTGTTCGAGTTTTTAA
- a CDS encoding IS110 family transposase, which translates to MSLFVGIDVSSNDFKVRILDERGNEPVKRLRVLNDQPGCEQVARYLSEACNKENEDRLVIGLEATSVYSWPLQMFLAEDHCLAPLQPQIYSFNPKVVANFKKAYVDLPKNDWIDAWVIAERLRFGRLPEGSQVDFRYLPLQRLTRFRCHLIEMISREKNYFLTNLFLKFSTLAQGTVFSNTFSATSESLTLEFFSPEEVAARPLDELIDFLMEKGRSHFEDPESKARELKEAARKAHRLRGSLLQPINLILATSIETIHALEKQVKKIDKAIEAEIRHFPNTLITIPGIGPVLSAGIIAEIGDIRRFPNEGALAKFIGLTWRSHQSGDFTADDTPLTRTGNTYLRSYIIQAANLVRQKEPEYKAFYQRKFSESKTHHHRRALVLTARKLVRMVDALLRSNQIYMPHGNRGIAN; encoded by the coding sequence TTGAGTTTATTTGTCGGTATAGATGTGAGTTCCAACGATTTTAAAGTGCGAATCTTAGATGAGCGTGGTAATGAACCTGTTAAAAGGCTAAGGGTTTTGAATGATCAGCCTGGTTGTGAGCAAGTTGCCCGATATCTCTCTGAAGCCTGTAATAAAGAAAATGAGGATCGGCTGGTTATTGGTTTAGAGGCCACTTCCGTATACAGTTGGCCGTTACAAATGTTCTTAGCGGAAGACCATTGTTTAGCACCTTTACAACCCCAAATTTATTCCTTTAACCCCAAGGTCGTTGCTAATTTCAAAAAGGCTTATGTGGACCTTCCGAAGAACGACTGGATTGATGCCTGGGTCATTGCCGAACGTTTACGCTTCGGCCGGCTTCCGGAGGGCTCTCAGGTCGATTTCCGCTACTTACCGTTACAGCGACTCACTCGCTTTCGTTGTCATCTGATCGAGATGATCTCCAGAGAGAAGAATTATTTCCTCACGAACTTGTTCTTAAAGTTTAGCACTCTTGCCCAAGGTACGGTTTTTAGTAATACTTTCAGCGCTACTTCTGAATCCTTGACACTTGAGTTTTTTTCTCCAGAAGAGGTTGCGGCTCGACCGCTTGATGAACTGATTGATTTCCTCATGGAGAAAGGAAGAAGTCATTTCGAGGATCCGGAATCCAAAGCCAGAGAGTTGAAGGAAGCCGCTCGCAAGGCCCATCGACTACGTGGAAGCCTATTGCAACCAATTAACCTTATCCTGGCCACGAGCATCGAAACCATCCACGCTTTGGAGAAGCAGGTAAAGAAAATCGATAAGGCGATCGAAGCTGAAATCAGGCATTTCCCTAATACGCTCATTACCATTCCCGGTATTGGCCCTGTGCTTTCAGCTGGTATTATTGCTGAGATTGGAGACATCCGCCGTTTTCCGAATGAAGGAGCCTTAGCAAAGTTTATTGGGCTAACCTGGCGTTCTCACCAGTCCGGTGATTTTACAGCCGATGACACGCCCTTAACTCGAACTGGCAACACCTACTTGCGAAGTTATATCATCCAGGCTGCTAACCTAGTACGCCAAAAAGAGCCGGAGTACAAAGCCTTCTACCAACGTAAATTCTCGGAAAGTAAGACTCACCATCATCGCCGTGCTCTCGTGCTTACTGCACGCAAACTCGTCCGTATGGTTGATGCTCTGCTACGCAGCAACCAAATCTATATGCCACATGGCAATAGGGGGATTGCAAACTAG
- a CDS encoding GtrA family protein has product MVKITKRQLEFLRFCAVGGINTGIDFGVFAVLFAWGVPLLPAHTFSYSCGIVNSFWLNRRWTFKSKAGGFSPDESGTGRSFKQILQFLALNIMTLALTYGLLIWVHNNWGWPMIASRLFAVGASLAINFLGSRLWVFRQPRLSPSVICQDPK; this is encoded by the coding sequence TTGGTTAAAATAACAAAACGCCAACTCGAATTTCTTAGGTTTTGTGCCGTTGGAGGAATAAATACCGGGATAGATTTTGGGGTATTTGCAGTTTTGTTTGCATGGGGAGTTCCTCTGCTTCCCGCCCATACATTTTCCTATAGCTGCGGGATTGTAAACAGCTTTTGGCTCAACAGAAGATGGACGTTTAAGAGCAAAGCGGGCGGGTTCTCTCCGGATGAATCAGGCACCGGCCGTTCCTTTAAGCAAATACTTCAGTTTCTGGCGCTGAATATCATGACCTTGGCTTTAACCTATGGCCTTTTAATATGGGTTCATAATAACTGGGGATGGCCTATGATCGCGAGCCGGCTATTCGCTGTTGGAGCAAGTTTAGCAATTAACTTTTTAGGCAGCCGTTTATGGGTTTTCAGGCAGCCTAGATTAAGTCCTTCGGTAATATGTCAAGACCCTAAGTGA
- a CDS encoding glycosyltransferase family 2 protein, translated as MNTSDIRYSVVIPVYNEEAVLEQTYRRLKQVMTSTDGPYELIFVNDGSSDRSADLIKKFCDGDRSVKLISFSRNFGHQVAITAGMDYANGSAVVVIDADLQDPPELILDMISKWQEGYEVVYAKRRQRRGETFFKKQTAHLFYRLLRASTDIDIPIDTGDFRLIDRKVCDVLKQCPEKNRYVRGLVSWVGFKQTAVEYDRDPRLAGESKYPLKKMIKLCLDGLTSFSFKPIKLASYAGAVLIALGFVYSIFLALFNVLGSAVLDGWTILLAVELILTGVMLIMMGIMGEYMGRIYDETRNRPLYIVRESYRQEEKERNVMKIG; from the coding sequence ATGAATACTAGTGACATTCGTTACTCTGTGGTTATTCCGGTGTATAACGAAGAAGCTGTTCTTGAGCAGACTTACCGGCGTTTAAAACAGGTGATGACCTCAACGGACGGACCCTACGAATTGATTTTTGTCAATGATGGCAGCAGCGATCGCTCAGCAGACTTGATTAAGAAATTTTGCGATGGAGACCGTTCGGTAAAACTCATTTCCTTCTCGCGCAATTTTGGCCATCAGGTTGCAATTACAGCGGGAATGGACTATGCAAACGGGTCGGCAGTTGTGGTAATCGATGCGGATCTCCAGGACCCGCCTGAACTTATATTAGACATGATCAGCAAATGGCAGGAAGGTTATGAGGTTGTTTATGCTAAGCGCAGGCAGCGTCGTGGTGAAACATTCTTCAAGAAACAAACGGCTCATTTATTCTATCGGCTTCTGCGGGCTTCTACGGATATCGACATCCCCATCGATACCGGTGATTTTCGCTTGATTGACCGCAAGGTATGTGATGTGCTGAAACAATGTCCGGAAAAAAATCGGTATGTTCGTGGTTTGGTAAGTTGGGTGGGTTTTAAGCAAACAGCTGTAGAATATGATAGAGATCCTAGGCTCGCTGGGGAAAGCAAATATCCTCTGAAAAAGATGATAAAATTATGCCTTGATGGTCTGACTTCCTTTTCCTTTAAACCGATTAAATTGGCCAGTTATGCAGGGGCTGTGTTGATCGCCCTAGGGTTTGTCTACTCGATTTTCTTAGCACTTTTCAATGTCCTAGGCTCGGCTGTTCTCGATGGCTGGACTATTTTGCTGGCTGTTGAGTTAATCTTGACAGGAGTTATGCTCATTATGATGGGAATCATGGGGGAATATATGGGACGTATTTATGATGAAACAAGAAACCGTCCTCTTTATATCGTAAGAGAATCTTATCGTCAGGAAGAGAAAGAACGGAACGTGATGAAGATTGGTTAA
- a CDS encoding glycosyltransferase family 39 protein translates to MRLKEKRIDPVLMGIALLAAFLNIFNIWKDQYANAYYTAAVTSMLQSFHNFFFASFDPVGFVTVDKPPIAFWIQTLFASVFGVHGWSVVLPQALAGVGSVILVYVLVKPSFGRRAARITALVMACTPIAAAVSRSNNVDSLLVFTLLAATWLLFTGIRKSKALRVIGAFSLIGVAFNIKMLQAYMVLPAFYFFTWLAYKVDWKKKIKVLAAATAVMLTLTFSWALIVDSIPQADRPYIGSSQTNSVLELAFGYNGVSRLTGQGGPGGGGSNLKIFGDGQMRSQGQLNSMPEVEGTSSSQDSHWARPDGGNPPAGMGNGGPGGNRGGGGMFNTGTAGPLRLFQAQLSGQISWMLPFALLSAFGLLIGIRRRKPLTDKQKESLFWLAWLLPMMGFFSIAGFFHQYYLVMLAPAIAALTGTGWVELLGFSQNREGWKRWLLPVGILGTTAFQLYILVPYRESIGWGLPISLGVLGSLLTIYFALPLRKGDSQETPLQRNKVSAFLAKTAAFGGILVLLAGPLYWAATPLIYGDNAMMPAAGPQQTFRIGQGQNWNQDRSFNQDSSSTDQQAQNQRRDGASGQGAGPMQGNVNTQLLAYLETHNTGEKYLFATTNAGTAEAYIIQTGKAVMAMGGFSGSDPILTVDKLKQMVANKEVKYFLLSGGGPGRGSSDIQTWIQQNGTEIPQSEWQSNASSSGNSGGGMGMNGAGTLYEVNP, encoded by the coding sequence ATGAGATTAAAGGAAAAACGCATAGATCCGGTTCTTATGGGTATTGCGTTGCTAGCGGCATTTTTAAATATATTTAACATTTGGAAAGACCAATATGCTAACGCCTATTATACTGCTGCAGTAACAAGTATGCTCCAAAGTTTTCACAATTTCTTTTTCGCTTCTTTTGATCCTGTGGGATTTGTTACGGTGGATAAGCCGCCCATTGCTTTTTGGATACAGACACTGTTTGCTTCCGTCTTCGGGGTCCATGGCTGGAGCGTGGTTTTACCCCAGGCGTTGGCTGGAGTTGGTTCCGTGATCTTAGTTTATGTCTTGGTTAAACCGAGTTTTGGCAGAAGGGCAGCTCGAATTACCGCCTTGGTTATGGCTTGTACTCCCATCGCAGCCGCAGTCAGCCGCTCAAATAATGTGGATAGTTTGTTAGTCTTTACGCTTTTAGCGGCGACTTGGTTGTTATTTACGGGAATCAGAAAGAGTAAAGCCCTACGGGTTATAGGAGCTTTTTCTCTCATTGGTGTCGCTTTCAATATCAAAATGCTGCAAGCTTATATGGTACTTCCGGCCTTCTATTTCTTCACTTGGTTGGCCTATAAAGTGGATTGGAAGAAGAAAATAAAAGTTTTGGCTGCTGCAACGGCAGTTATGCTCACTCTAACATTTTCCTGGGCTCTCATCGTCGACAGTATTCCGCAAGCAGATCGCCCGTATATCGGCAGCAGTCAGACAAACTCTGTTCTTGAGCTGGCTTTCGGTTATAACGGTGTTTCCCGCTTAACGGGTCAAGGCGGTCCGGGCGGAGGAGGCAGCAACTTGAAAATCTTTGGCGACGGACAAATGCGCAGCCAAGGGCAGCTGAACTCTATGCCAGAGGTTGAGGGAACAAGTTCTTCACAAGACAGTCACTGGGCAAGGCCGGATGGCGGTAACCCACCGGCTGGGATGGGAAATGGAGGGCCTGGAGGCAATAGGGGCGGGGGAGGTATGTTCAATACTGGTACCGCTGGGCCCCTCCGATTATTCCAAGCACAATTATCAGGACAAATAAGTTGGATGCTTCCCTTCGCTTTGTTATCAGCTTTTGGGTTATTAATAGGGATACGCAGGCGGAAGCCGCTGACGGACAAACAGAAGGAGAGTCTATTTTGGTTAGCTTGGTTACTGCCAATGATGGGTTTCTTCAGTATTGCGGGTTTTTTTCACCAATACTACCTTGTCATGCTGGCACCGGCCATTGCAGCTTTAACAGGAACGGGATGGGTTGAGTTATTGGGGTTCAGCCAAAATCGAGAAGGTTGGAAACGTTGGCTGCTGCCTGTCGGGATCCTTGGAACCACCGCCTTTCAACTCTATATTCTCGTACCTTATAGGGAATCCATTGGTTGGGGTTTACCAATCTCATTAGGAGTCCTAGGCAGCCTCTTGACGATCTACTTTGCTTTGCCATTGCGAAAAGGAGATAGCCAAGAGACACCCCTTCAGAGAAACAAAGTCTCTGCGTTCTTAGCCAAGACCGCTGCCTTTGGCGGGATACTGGTTTTACTGGCCGGTCCTCTTTATTGGGCTGCAACCCCTTTAATTTATGGAGATAACGCAATGATGCCGGCAGCCGGACCGCAGCAAACCTTTAGAATCGGCCAAGGGCAAAACTGGAATCAGGACCGATCCTTTAACCAAGATTCCAGTTCGACGGATCAACAAGCGCAGAATCAAAGACGAGATGGCGCTTCAGGTCAGGGCGCAGGCCCGATGCAGGGAAATGTTAATACTCAGCTCTTAGCTTATTTGGAAACGCACAACACCGGTGAAAAGTACCTCTTTGCTACAACGAATGCAGGGACCGCGGAAGCTTATATAATTCAAACGGGTAAAGCTGTAATGGCTATGGGGGGATTTTCCGGTTCGGATCCAATCCTTACCGTAGACAAACTGAAACAAATGGTCGCCAATAAAGAAGTGAAATATTTCTTGCTTTCAGGGGGCGGCCCTGGCAGAGGCAGTTCGGATATACAAACTTGGATTCAACAAAATGGTACAGAGATACCTCAGTCTGAATGGCAATCTAATGCAAGTTCAAGCGGCAATTCTGGCGGAGGCATGGGCATGAATGGAGCCGGAACGTTATATGAAGTTAACCCGTAA
- a CDS encoding divergent polysaccharide deacetylase family protein, producing the protein MDHHKKILIIRRPISLISALIITLLAGLGLARIAGPVISSMSSQPDSREIAIVIDDFGIDNPGTKQMLELGIPLTAAIMPNLLYTKQEAELIHNLGYEIIIHMPVEAKTGRPEWLGPGALTTNLSSQELRTRLEESFRQIPYAVGISNHMGSKGTENPKIVATLIAMAKDHHLFVLDSKTTESTILAREANNAGVISGTRDVFLDNSSDLNSIKKQIRLLISKAKTSGKAIGIGHVGPQGPNTARAIKEMLPEIKAQGIEIVSLSKLLKSQAKSP; encoded by the coding sequence ATGGATCACCACAAAAAAATCTTAATTATTCGCCGTCCTATTTCGTTGATTTCGGCCCTAATCATTACGTTATTGGCTGGCTTAGGACTCGCTCGTATTGCAGGACCTGTCATTAGCTCCATGAGCTCACAACCGGACAGCCGGGAAATTGCAATCGTTATTGATGACTTCGGCATTGATAATCCCGGAACAAAACAAATGTTGGAACTAGGCATCCCTTTAACTGCGGCAATCATGCCTAATTTACTTTACACTAAACAGGAAGCTGAATTAATTCACAATCTGGGATATGAAATTATTATCCATATGCCTGTTGAGGCAAAAACAGGACGTCCGGAATGGCTTGGGCCCGGTGCCCTTACAACCAATTTATCGTCTCAGGAACTACGAACCCGACTCGAAGAAAGTTTCAGGCAGATTCCTTATGCTGTTGGGATCAGTAACCATATGGGCTCGAAAGGTACGGAAAATCCTAAAATTGTCGCAACTTTAATAGCAATGGCTAAAGACCATCATTTATTCGTTCTGGACAGCAAGACCACTGAATCAACAATCTTAGCTCGAGAGGCTAATAATGCAGGTGTTATCTCAGGTACCCGAGATGTATTCCTAGATAATTCGTCGGACCTGAATTCTATTAAGAAACAAATCCGGCTCTTAATTTCGAAAGCCAAAACTTCCGGCAAGGCTATAGGTATCGGGCATGTTGGCCCACAAGGTCCCAATACAGCTAGAGCAATCAAGGAGATGCTGCCGGAAATAAAAGCCCAGGGAATAGAAATAGTCTCATTATCCAAATTATTAAAATCTCAGGCAAAAAGTCCATAA
- a CDS encoding GerAB/ArcD/ProY family transporter, protein MERISVHQFMTLGASVLMGGTFLLIATFVTEAGGRDGWMSIMPGFALTIPYGIMVLSLSAHYPEKNLLQISELILGRWVGKLIGSVYFIISCYYGGLLLAFIGIIYEQSIMPLVPRWVLYLGGLILVFYLATSGIEVFARFSEVLLPIIVVALVLNIFLTIPRIEQGALLPFLENGVIPLLWGVFKVIPFPMVYILFLAGFIRFLPHSNRQDFAQLKSAIWRIGFLVGILDTVVVVIQILVFGPTETIRLLFGILELGKMVEISRTVAGVESLFMGVWLGALVIKCSAYFFMTSWGLETVFNLKGLKWRLITSVVFLTIAFGVQKGFYLSTKLSFVESYLIFPFALVWIPALWAASHWKIIFHTTNKPS, encoded by the coding sequence ATGGAAAGAATTTCAGTACATCAATTTATGACCTTAGGGGCATCTGTTCTCATGGGCGGAACGTTCCTTCTCATTGCAACATTCGTTACAGAGGCGGGAGGGCGAGATGGTTGGATGTCTATCATGCCAGGATTTGCTCTGACTATTCCCTATGGTATTATGGTGCTTTCTCTTTCAGCCCATTACCCAGAAAAAAATTTATTGCAGATCTCTGAATTAATCTTAGGGAGATGGGTCGGCAAACTTATTGGTTCTGTCTATTTCATCATCTCTTGCTACTATGGTGGATTATTATTAGCCTTTATTGGTATTATTTACGAACAATCCATCATGCCGTTAGTTCCCCGTTGGGTTCTTTACCTTGGTGGGCTAATTCTTGTGTTTTATTTGGCAACTTCAGGTATAGAAGTGTTTGCACGTTTTTCCGAAGTTCTCTTGCCTATCATTGTTGTTGCCTTAGTTCTTAATATTTTCCTAACGATCCCACGAATTGAACAAGGTGCTCTCCTTCCATTTCTGGAAAACGGAGTTATCCCTCTGCTTTGGGGAGTCTTTAAAGTGATCCCCTTTCCCATGGTCTATATCCTGTTCTTGGCGGGATTTATTAGATTTTTACCTCACAGTAATAGGCAAGATTTCGCTCAATTAAAATCTGCAATTTGGCGAATTGGATTTCTTGTGGGGATTTTAGATACAGTTGTTGTTGTTATCCAGATTCTCGTCTTTGGTCCGACGGAAACCATCCGATTATTATTCGGTATTCTAGAATTAGGAAAAATGGTAGAAATAAGCAGGACGGTTGCCGGAGTCGAATCCCTATTTATGGGAGTTTGGCTTGGAGCCTTAGTTATTAAATGCAGCGCCTATTTTTTTATGACAAGTTGGGGATTAGAAACCGTCTTTAATTTGAAAGGCCTCAAATGGAGGCTCATCACAAGTGTCGTCTTTCTTACAATAGCTTTCGGGGTTCAGAAAGGATTTTATTTAAGTACTAAGCTTTCTTTTGTCGAAAGTTATTTAATTTTTCCATTTGCCCTTGTTTGGATCCCAGCACTCTGGGCAGCCTCTCATTGGAAAATCATATTCCACACGACCAATAAACCTAGTTAA
- a CDS encoding HD-GYP domain-containing protein encodes MNWLLKPAQLNLTVGMPASADLFDKAGVLLLHKGQPVTEGIGDLLRKRKVYIWDKQEDDEYPSRNSGKPFPKDVYEGLVGSLWNIFHEAKLITAEQIEKTIVLVETIVEQLKPLNVYLNLDVVPLDLEQFRNYDYGTFVHSLNVAILATMTGMRLRYPETKLKHLTLGALLHDLGKLNIPKEILNKPGNLTENELAIMRRHPQLGAEMLENCNLLTSIMDTVIKHHERWNGTGYPFGLNKQKIHLDAQIVAVTDVFEALTADRPYRKGLPPYYALEMIIAGADKAYNPQVVKAFRESLILYPENSVVTLNTGEIGVVAAVPMQMPTRPLVRLLLDNKGRTINKTQYVDLMQDLTRFIGRVEYDFPMRGCPECWDPNKGKWKN; translated from the coding sequence TTGAATTGGTTATTAAAACCTGCACAATTAAATCTTACGGTAGGAATGCCTGCAAGTGCAGATCTATTTGATAAAGCCGGTGTATTATTACTTCATAAAGGACAGCCAGTGACAGAAGGTATAGGAGATCTTTTAAGGAAGAGAAAAGTTTATATTTGGGATAAACAAGAGGATGATGAATATCCCTCTAGAAACAGTGGGAAACCATTCCCCAAAGATGTCTATGAAGGTTTAGTTGGTTCCTTATGGAATATTTTTCATGAAGCAAAACTGATTACTGCCGAACAAATAGAAAAAACCATCGTTCTCGTGGAAACAATCGTTGAACAACTAAAACCACTCAATGTTTATTTGAACTTAGATGTTGTACCCTTGGACCTTGAACAGTTTAGAAACTATGATTACGGTACATTCGTGCATAGTTTGAACGTAGCTATTTTGGCAACCATGACAGGTATGCGTTTAAGGTACCCTGAGACAAAACTTAAGCATTTAACCTTGGGTGCCCTCCTGCATGATTTAGGCAAATTGAATATTCCCAAGGAAATATTGAATAAACCGGGTAATTTAACCGAGAACGAATTAGCTATTATGAGACGTCATCCTCAGCTTGGAGCAGAAATGCTGGAGAATTGCAACTTATTGACAAGCATAATGGATACGGTGATTAAACATCATGAACGTTGGAATGGGACTGGGTACCCTTTTGGATTGAATAAGCAAAAAATTCATCTGGATGCACAAATTGTCGCTGTTACGGATGTATTCGAAGCTTTAACGGCAGACAGGCCCTATCGAAAAGGTTTACCTCCCTATTATGCCCTGGAAATGATTATAGCAGGAGCAGATAAAGCCTATAATCCACAAGTTGTGAAAGCTTTTCGAGAGAGTTTAATTTTATACCCGGAAAATTCAGTGGTGACTCTCAATACCGGTGAAATTGGAGTAGTTGCAGCAGTTCCGATGCAGATGCCGACACGTCCTTTGGTTCGTCTTTTACTTGATAATAAAGGCAGGACAATCAATAAAACTCAGTATGTAGATTTAATGCAAGATTTAACTAGGTTTATTGGTCGTGTGGAATATGATTTTCCAATGAGAGGCTGCCCAGAGTGCTGGGATCCAAACAAGGGCAAATGGAAAAATTAA